The sequence TGTGTTATTCACAATTTCCGAGTAATactcgtttttatttttcttctttttccATTGCAACGTATTTCTGGCTGTGCCGCTGCTCTTTTTCTCGCCTGCGCTTTGAACGCACGTTCGTTGTGGgggaaaaaagaaataaataaaaaaatggtGACGAATCGTTTGAAATTCAGCCGAAAAGCCGCAACTAAAAAACATTGTgcttaaaaaaataacaaacccaaaacacactcacacacacgcCGCACCACACGCACACACTAGTACGGATACGGATTGCTTACCTTTTAGAAATTCACGGAGTTGCTCGGCTGATATATTCCTATAGCCCAAATCATTTAGATACTGCAGAATGGCCCGTGCATCCAGCGGCAAATGTGACATTTTACTTTTCGCCAAGTAGAGCAATTGTTCTCGATTTTCGTattgttaattttttgtttatattccACCctcacacatacacacacgcacacacgaATGCAAAATCGCCGTTCGTTTCGTTTCTCTTTCTCGTTTGTTTCGCTCGCTTCTTCTTCCCTTTATTCGTGTTCGTCTTCGTGCGCCGACAATCGAATCGACCAACAGCAATTTTCACTGTACTTTTGCCTTGCGTTGGccgttttctttattttactTGCATTTACTTGCGTCTAATTAGTTGGTTGCAATGGCTAAATATACACAACTGCAGTGGAACGAGCGGTTGGAGCGTCTATTTGCCTTCTTCGCCCGTCATTCCTTCGCTAACGCCTTTGTTATTTTTATGCTTTTCAGCTAGTTTTCGCGGCTGGGGCGTCATCAATTCGATTGTGCACGCACAGTTCGAGGGTCCAAATCGAGCTTATTCCTATTTTCACATATTTTCTCGCCAGTTTTATAACAATTTTCAccaattgaaaataaatgtaCACGAACAGAGCAGCGCACACACGCTCGTCAAGCAAATTTTCGTCGAGTTATCGATAACGGTGGCGATGGGCGATGGTTGCTAGGCGGCGTGCGTGACTGAGTCACTGGAAGGTAGTAGTGTTGTGTGAGGAAGTCACGGCTTAATAAGTGGCTTAAAAATCGTTGTGGTAATATATATTTGGAGATAAATAATTACTTGAACTTTTTTGGTTGTATATGTATTtatcattttattatatttagcGTGAccttataatatttttacatATTGCAAACTAATAACAAATTGGTATGGCAAAGAGCTTTATATTTAGGTTAAATTGTTAACTTCGGCGCTGGGTGAATAATTTATAGATATAGACGGTTctaaaaaagattttaaactTACCCAAAACTTAAGGTAAAtaagaaccatttaaataaatttgatGATGTTTTCAAAATGGAGTGACCAAAGCTATCGTCCACGAAAACTATCGCCATGTATCGATATCCAGCCCCATACCATCCCTAACTCCTACTCGAAAGGTTTTTGTCTTGTTGCTTTGTGATTCTTCTGTTCTGCGTCTGCGTCCCGTTTTCTTGGCCGAAAAGAAAGAAAGGCAAACGAACGATTTTCGCTCCGTGTTTTCGTGCCCAATCGTAAAttcgaaataaaataaaatgtctcGCAGTTCGTACCTGCTGTGTGTGCTCTTTTTAGGTGAGTGAATGAACGAAAGTGAAAAACGGGATGGGGAAAAAGGGGGCAAGAGCAAATCGCATCGCGAGCAGATTTCATAGAAATCCAATCTCGTTTTATTGCAGGCGCCAGTTGCTTGGTTTTCAGTGCGAGTGGAGCAAAGAGTTACAAAAGATACAAGACTACGGAGCCGCCCACCACCACCCCGGCCCCCCCGACGCCCAAGGAGTACCTGGACAGCCGAGCCGGAATCTCCACCTTCGGCATCATCGCCATCATCTTCACCGTCATCGTCCTCTGCCTGGTCTTCTACTACGGCATCATCTGCTACCCTCTACTCTTCCGCGATGAGAAGAAGTATAGGTTTATGGACGTATCCTCCACCATCACCGCCGCCACATCGCGCTCCATCCAGTCGATAGAGAACTATCCCGACCAGAAACACCATACGATGGCCTGATTCGAGGTATAGACATCCTAGGGACCGTGGTTTAGTTGTACTTATACTTagtaattcaaaaaaaaaagacttCAATGCCAGCCAGAACGAAAATCGACAAGAATGATTACAGATTTTAGGTCCTAGTGTCCTAACTGACAAGAAATATCTCGACTTTGACTACAATATCTCATCTCAGACAccatatatattaatattgagCAACATTCTGTAAATCAAATGAATTCTTGATCTCTTAAGATTATAGAACACCATTTCGTAATGCAACACCTCCCTTATATTTCTTGTCAGTTGCACTTAGGTCAATAGTATATAGCAATAACCAGTTGAGGAGTTCGCTGGAAAGGGAATTAATCATTCATAATTGTAAATTGGGTTTCCTACGCATCCCCGACAGTTTCTTTATCTGTTGTTTCTCTTGATCCCAGGCTCAACAAGTTTGGCCTGTCCTCCGACCCTTTTTACCTTGCGTTTTTGgcctttttatttctttttatgCAGGTAGTCTTGGCCGTTTACACGCCGCTTTGTTCCTTGCCCTTTTCTCTTTTCTCTTGGGCAAAGCCAAAGTGTGGCAATTGAGTCACGTTGCCTGTTTCTTTTCTTACAAAATCCCAAGAAATTCGGCAATCTTTTTATATACCGTCTCGTCAAAGCCCAATTTGCATACAGAATCGAACTCTTTGTGATGCCTCGAATTTTCCCATACCATGCCTTGCTAAGGCAAATCCCCGTCCCTTCAAACACAGGTTGTACTTAAACGAAACCAAGTACTTAATTAATATATACTTTGCCAATCATAGTATAAGCGCCAATCTGCCACCACGAATACATTTAAGCAGTCTTCAATTTGTGCATTTAGACCATACTTCCTTCTATACATTGTGTCAAAATACGTTTTTAGACGTTACCTAGAATAAGACCTATCAAATTTTACATATACAAATCTTTTTGGACATTTTTATGcgaatttttacaaaaaataaacgaTTTTACCATTGCCAGTGGTACAACTGTGAAAATAAACACAATTTTTGTTTggtattaatattattaattaaaatgaattaataagTTCATGAGTGTTTGAAACTTGAAGACTTTTAGATGATTCATCTTTTTAAAACCACTATGCGAGTATGTGAAATTTGGTTAAATAAACTGGTTTATGCTAATTAAGTTCGAGTAACAAAGATGCTTGATGGTAAGCATACTTTATAATACCCGagctatattttttttaagaaacctttcatttaaaattataatattctaACATTACTTTGCATTATCCCGCTAAATATTGTGCAATTTTGTAACAACTGCCTGCGCTTTTTCGTAACCCTGATTAACACTCGCCCACAATTCACACGTTTCGTTGCACagtttattaattttatgGTACATAGTTCTTATGTTCGCTGGTTTCAATTCATTAATATCTATGTGAGGATGGTAGAAAATGCTAATagataattattatttatttatatttagaTACGCTGGCTGACTAATGAATATCATTCAGAATGCAAGTGTTTGTATGTTTAATAAGTGGAAATTTGAGCTTGGGCCGCACAGTCTTGGTCTCCGATCCTCACAGCTCCTTACAGCTCATCCTTATCCAGATCGATGTCGCTCAGATCGATGTCCTCCTCGGTGGGCAGTTGGCCATCTTTGCCATCCCAGGGATCCACGGACACAATCGCTGGCTTCTTGGCACCGCGAACAGGGGCCGTATGGCCACGTCCGTAGGAAATGTCGCGCAGGAACTCGTTGATGCCGTCCTTGGAGAAGGATCCCTTAAGCACCGAGAATTTCATCTTCTTGAAGTTGACCACAGCCATGGCGGGGTAGCCAAAGCCTCCCACCTCGAGCGACTCCTCCAGGGCCAACTGCTGGCCACCCTCTGACCAGGCCCATCCCCACTGCTTCTGCTTGAACTTGTCGCCCAGTGTGCGCAGCGTGTCCAGGAACTTGTTGCGGCACTTGGCATCGCAGTCCAGAATGTGTGGCAGTACAGAGACGACGCACAGAGGTTTACCCTCGCAGGCAGTGTCAAAGGTGGACTCATTGGTGATCTCGATGAGTTCGGGTGCCGGTACATTGGCCACATGCTTATCACCTGCCCAGGATACAATATCTGAGGCAGTGCGTCCACCATCATATTCCTGGGCATCGCTGGCGCGCTTAGATCCAGCAGGGAAGAACTTAATGGTGGGATAGCCGCGCACATTGTATTCGGCGGCCTTGCTCTGATGGGCGGTGGCATCCAAAGCGCCCAGTTTGACCTTGCCCTTCAGCTCCTTGGCGGCCTTGGCCCATTCGGGTGCCAAATTCTTGCAGTGACCACACCAGGGAGCAAAGAACTCCACCAGCCAGATGTCGTCGGAGTTCAGGACCAGCTTGTCGAAGTTAGCGTCGGTGAGTTCGATGACCTCATCACCGGATGAGCTGCTAGAACCGCCGGAGGATCCACCACCGCCGCCCAGGACGGACTGAACCTTCTTTTGGACCTCGGCCAGAGCGGCTTCGGCAATGGCCTTGGCTGTCCTTTGACCATTGTAATCACTGGGCGACTTCTTGTTGGCCCCAAAGATCTTGATGGTGGGAAAGCCACGTACACCATATTGGCCGCTCAGCGAGCTATCCGCATCGGCATTGACGGAACCCACTTTGACAACTCCTTTCAGGGCCTTGGCAAGCTTCTTGTACTCGGGCACCAGGCTTTGGCAATGGCCGCACCATGGGGCATAGAACTCCACAATCCAGATGGCGTCGTCTTTCAGTACCTCCCGGTCGAAATTCGAGGGCGTCAGCTCCACAACGCCATCGGTGGGCGAGTAGAAGGCGCTAACCCGGCCCACGACAAAAGCCAGCAACAATATGCTCGCTGCGGGGGCGTTTCAAATGTATGATTAACATGATTTTggttatatatttcatttaaaaaccTACCCAGTTGTCTCATCTTTGGTGTTGCTTTTGAACTGCTTACGTGTTTATTTGTCTAGGGGTAATCTTGGCAATTTTTGATCAACGCGGCTTGTCAGTCGGCTCTACTTTAAGTAAATCAAGTGTACAGATGCGGCTTATATTTTGCTAAAAAAGAAGAGAGTACACGTCACTATTCGGTATTTGAACGTAAGCAAACGTAAGCAACCGTAAGCAAACGTAAGCCATCGTAAGCACCGTACGCAACCGTAAGGGTCAGTAAAAAAGCGAGATAAAATAGTTCTACTCTTGCTCTCCGAAATGAGAGAGCATAAGCGAGAGAGCACGTCACTATTCGGCGTACTCGCGATAGCTAGATTGCCTTCGTGACTATCGAACAACAAGCGGGAAAAGTGTCCTTCGAATCAAGTTGGCAGCTCTCCAATGGTCTAGAAATCGAGTTGGCATACCATTTTACTTACTCTGCATGTGAAAAACAAGgaactatttttaaataaattattctgTACACAAGGCTGAACAAGGCTTGTTTAATTATCATATTTGGTATGCTACACAAATTTAGCATATCTTCGGCGATTTatcaataaattaataaacgTACTTCGAATCGAACTTCAAGTAGTTCTTATTGCTGAGTGATTAAGTGATCGCCAAATCATCcactttctttaaaaaaatctgtATTACTATCTCTGTATGTACTAGCAACGCATTAAAATTACTTTTACAACTCTTGTTTGCTTATTCGTCTTGATTCTGTTAAAAAGCTAACTTATCAAAAAGAACTACCAAAATTACAAAACAAGTAGGTAATAAACATTTATTCCttgaaattaatatttttgaaattgcTGAAGTCTGCTTTTGACTCAGTGATTTTAAAAGTCaaaatttgtatatacttCAAATAGTTGAAAATGCAATACAGCAACGACAACAAAGACTTTAAATTTTCCCGCCAagatttttggtattttatgGAGATACCAAAAATACTACAGAGCTGCCAAACTTGAGGAATAAGTACAAGCCATGTGTGATGGCAAATCCGTTTCTTTGTGGAGGGAATTTTAAAATTGCTTTATTAACGCTTGCTTACAAAGGCTGTACAAATATTACGTTTTTTAATCTTCACTGGCTTG is a genomic window of Drosophila suzukii chromosome 2L, CBGP_Dsuzu_IsoJpt1.0, whole genome shotgun sequence containing:
- the LOC108007638 gene encoding uncharacterized protein; translation: MSRSSYLLCVLFLGASCLVFSASGAKSYKRYKTTEPPTTTPAPPTPKEYLDSRAGISTFGIIAIIFTVIVLCLVFYYGIICYPLLFRDEKKYRFMDVSSTITAATSRSIQSIENYPDQKHHTMA
- the CaBP1 gene encoding protein disulfide-isomerase A6 homolog encodes the protein MRQLASILLLAFVVGRVSAFYSPTDGVVELTPSNFDREVLKDDAIWIVEFYAPWCGHCQSLVPEYKKLAKALKGVVKVGSVNADADSSLSGQYGVRGFPTIKIFGANKKSPSDYNGQRTAKAIAEAALAEVQKKVQSVLGGGGGSSGGSSSSSGDEVIELTDANFDKLVLNSDDIWLVEFFAPWCGHCKNLAPEWAKAAKELKGKVKLGALDATAHQSKAAEYNVRGYPTIKFFPAGSKRASDAQEYDGGRTASDIVSWAGDKHVANVPAPELIEITNESTFDTACEGKPLCVVSVLPHILDCDAKCRNKFLDTLRTLGDKFKQKQWGWAWSEGGQQLALEESLEVGGFGYPAMAVVNFKKMKFSVLKGSFSKDGINEFLRDISYGRGHTAPVRGAKKPAIVSVDPWDGKDGQLPTEEDIDLSDIDLDKDEL